The proteins below are encoded in one region of Phaseolus vulgaris cultivar G19833 chromosome 1, P. vulgaris v2.0, whole genome shotgun sequence:
- the LOC137816173 gene encoding non-structural maintenance of chromosomes element 4 homolog A-like, with translation MINVKCELDGDGDCSSIDKFKRDSELHAVTDDGDYQTPKCRRGIRSRYLAFKNMIHDEREEIARPDSDKFDSIFSELESLHQQVTKPREQVADAKALLEIAQSLVMSVRTTANGGITPSDFVTHILRKFGGEFGRNNSTQDCRRNSVAWNDIGVAVSDVFRPGYGCCTMMGPMDAKIEQKTVIKRRKRMTSTEFARPEELCGGSGEEITETDKHMLTMFNILRMNKVVKLENLVLNRNSFGQTVENLFALSFLVRDGRAEIKVNEAGWQLVSPRNAPAANSVVSGDVAFSHFVFRFDFNDWKLMVRTVGVGEELMPDRNR, from the exons ATGATCAACGTGAAATGCGAATTGGACGGTGATGGTGATTGCAGCAGCATCGACAAATTTAAACGTGACTCCGAACTCCACGCCGTTACCGACGACGGTGATTACCAAACTCCGAAATGCCGTCGAGGTATTCGTTCTCGGTACCTGGCCTTCAAAAACATGATTCATG ATGAAAGGGAAGAAATTGCTAGGCCTGACTCTGACAAGTTCGATTCCATCTTTAGTGAATTGGAGAGCTTGCATCAACAAg TTACAAAACCAAGAGAACAAGTAGCTGACGCAAAAGCTCTTTTGGAAATCGCCCAATCCTTGGTAATGTCTGTGAGAACTACTGCCAATGGTGGAATAACTCCTTCAGACTTTGTTACACACATTCTTAGAAAGTTCGGAGGAGAATTTGGACGAAATAATAGCACACAAGATTGCAGGAGAAACTCAGTAGCTTGGAATGATATTGGAGTTGCAGTGTCAGATGTTTTTAGACCGGGTTATGGGTGTTGTACAAT GATGGGCCCAATGGATGCTAAAATAGAGCAGAAGACGGTCATTAAACGTCGAAAGCGTATGACATCCACTGAATTTGCGCGGCCTGAAGAG CTATGTGGAGGTTCAGGGGAAGAGATAACTGAGACTGATAAGCATATGTTAACTATGTTTAACATCTTAAGGATGAATAAAGTTGTGAAGCTTGAAAATTTGGTTTTGAATCGGAACTCGTTTGGACAAACCGTGGAGAATTTATTTGCTTTATCCTTTTTAGTCCGAGATGGTCGTGCTGAGATAAAAGTTAATGAGGCTGGATGGCAACTAGTTT CACCAAGGAATGCTCCTGCTGCAAATTCAGTTGTTTCTGGGGATGTTGCTTTCAGCCACTTTGTATTCCGATTTGACTTCAATGATTGGAAG TTGATGGTTCGCACTGTTGGGGTTGGAGAGGAGCTGATGCCTGACAGGAATAGATGA